The genomic stretch TCCGTATCTCCACCGGGATGACTGCCTCGGTGCCGTAAGTTAGTCGGAACGGGGTTTCCCCGGTGGTAGAATGTGGTGTCGTGCGGTAGGCCCATAGGACGCTATGTAGCTCCTCGACCCATGCCCTCTTTGCCTCGCCGAGTCTGCGTTTGAGGCCACGTAAGATTACCCTGTTGGCCGCCTCTGCCTGCCCGTTCGTCTGCGGATGCTCGACAGACGTGAAATGCTGTGTGGTGCCCAGGCTGGCGATGAAGTCCTGGAATCCTCCGTCCGTGAATTGTGTCCCGTTGTCTGTGACAAGTGCCTGGGGTATACCGAACCGAGCGAGGATGTTGCGTTTGAAGAACCGGAGAATGTTCTGCGCGGTTATTTTAGCCAGTGCCTCCGCCtcgatccatttggtgaagtaatccaccccgacgatgaggtatttattctgatatgatccggtgacgaagggtccgaggatgtccatgccccaccacgcgaagggccatggggaagacaATGATTTGAGGTCGTTCGGGGGTGCGAGGTGCATGTCGGCATGTCGTTGGCATTTGTCACATCTTTTGACGTGCTCTTTCGAATCGTTTTGCATGGTCGGCCAGTAGTAACCTGCTCGAAGGGCTTTTCGTGCGAGCGATCGTCCGCCGAGGTGTTGAGCGTTAATTCCCCGGTGTATCTCTCCAAGGATGTCGGGGACTTTCTCTTCCTCGACGCATTTGAGTAGTGGGATGGAGAATCCTCTCCGGTAGAGTTTGCCTTCGAGGAGTACGTACGAGCATGCGCGTCGTTTGACAGTGGTCGCCTCTTTCGGGTCAGCCGGGAGTTCGTCTCGTGTGAGGTAATTGTAGATGGGTGTCATCCAACAATGGGCATCTCCAATAGCGTTGACCTCGAGTGGAGGCGGTAGTTTGTCGATGCTGGGCCGCGAGAGAATTTCTTGGATTACTGATTTATTCCCACCCTTTTTCCTCGTGCTGGCTAGTTTCGAGAGAACGTCTGCCCGTGTGTTGTGCTCGCGGGGTATGTGTTGAACTTCCCATTTTTCAAATTTATCAAGTTTTTCTTTGACGAGGGACAAGTACCCGAGGAGGTTGTCGTTCTTGGTTTGGTATTCTCCTCGCACTTGTGAGGCCACGAGCTGGGAGTCGGTGGATATTTTTACCTCTTTTGCTCCCAGGTCCTCGGCTAACCTCAGGCCTGCGAGGAAGGCTTCGTATTCCGCTTGGTTGTTTGATGTTGGGAACGCAAGCGCTAACGATACCTCTATCAGGATCCCTTCTTCATTTTCGAGGATGATCCCGGCCCCGCTGCCTGATGTGCTAGAGGCGCCATCGACGAAGATCGTCCATTTGTGGGCGCTTTCTGCTGGAGTCGGGCAGTGGGTCATCTCCGCGACGAAGTCGGCCAGCGCCTGAGCTTTCAAGGCTTTCCTACCTTCGTATTGTATGTCGAATTCGGAGAGTTCTAGTGACCACTTGAGCATCCTCCCGGCCATATCCGGGCGCCCGAGCAGCTGTTTGATTGGCTGGTCGGTCCTCACCTTTATCGTGTGTGCGAGGAAGTAATATCGTAGTCTCCTCGCTGTGTTGATGAGGGCCAGGGCGACCTTTTCGATTTGCTGATATCGGAGCTCGGGACCTTGGAGTGCTTTACTCGTAAAATAGATGGGCTTTTGTCCTTCGTCGGTTTCTCTTATTAGGACGGCGCTGACGGCCTCGGTCGCCACGGATAGGTATAAGTATAGGGTTTCCTTTTCTGATGGCCGTGATAAGACCGGGGGTTGGGACAGAACCTTCTTTAGATGGAGTAGCGCTTGCTCGCATTCATCGGTCCAGTCGAAGGTAGCCTCTTTGCGAAGGAGTCTGAAGAATGGCAATGCGTGCTGGGCGGACTTGGCGATGAAACGGGAGAGTGAGGCGAGCACTCCATTGAGTGACTGGATCGATTTTTTGGTTTTCGGGGTCGGAAACTCCGAGAATGCCCGGCATTTGTCGGGGTTGGCCTCGATCCCTCTTTCGGTGAGATAGAAACCGAGGAACTTGCCTGCCCGGACTCCGAACGTGCATTTCTCGGGGTTGAACCTCATTTTACACCGTCTCGCCTGCTCGAATACCTTCGTAAGGTGTCGAGCATGGGTTATCTCCTCGTGTGATTTGACGATCATGTCGTCCATGTATACTTCGAGCATGTCCCCTATTTCGTCTTTGAAGACTTTGTTCATCATGCGTTGGTATGTAGCGCCAGCGTTCTTGAGCCCGAACGGCATCACGTTGTAATAGTAATTGCCCGTTGGGGTCATGAACGCTGTGTGTTTCTTGTCTGCGGGCGACATAGGGATCTGGTTGTATCCACTATATGCGTCCATGAAGGACAAGAGTTTAAAACCTGCAGAGTTGTCAACGAGCGAGTCTATATTAGGGAGGGGGAAAGCATCTTTCGGGCAAGCCCTATTAAGATcagtataatcaacacacatacgccattttccattatttttcttaacGAGGACTACATTAGAGAGCCAGGTTGTGTACTGGGCTTCAGAAATAAAATTTGCCTCTAAGAGGTCTTTTACAGCTCGCTCGGCAGCCTCTGCCTTTTCGGGCGATTGCTTGCGTCTACGCTGTGCTATGGGCTTGGCTGCCCGGTCTACAGCTAGCTTATGACACGCGATCTCGGGGTCCAGCCCGGGCATTTCTGCGGCATTCCACGCGAAGAGGTCGGAGTTCTCTTTGAGGCATGCTACTAGCTCTTCTCTTGTTTCCTCGGGTAGTCCCTTACCTATCTTCACCGTCCTTTCCGGATCGTCCCCAAGAGGAATGAGTTCGAACTCCCCGTCGGGGATTGGTCGGACCGGGTGTTTGAGAGAGCGTTCCTTGGGGAACCTCCCCTCTTCGGTCTCGTCCAGCCCGATGCGACAGTCGAGGTCGATGGCGTTGACTCCTCGGGCAAGATCCTCGGTCTTGAGTTTTTTGTTGTTGCAGTTGCTCTTCGTGCTGACTACGGCCTGTCCTTTTACTGCGGCGTCGTAGCATCGTCGGGCTGCTTCGATGTCACCATGGATGGTGACCACACGTCCCAATTTGGTGTAGTATTTCATCTTCAGGTGGACGGTGGATGGGACCGCAGTGAGTTCGGCCAGTGTCGGGCGTCCAAAGATGCAATTGTAGAGAGACGGACAGTCTACGACCAGGAATTGGATTTTGACTTCCCTGGCCGTTTCTTGTTCGCCGAAGGTGACGAGGAGCTCAACATATCCCCACGGTCTGGTTGTTGCTCCGTTGAATCCTTGGAGATCTGATCCGACGTAGGGGGCTAAGTTGGTCTTGTCTAGCTTCAGAGTCTTGAAGAGGTGGACGTACATGATATCCACTGAGCTGCCTTCGTCGACCAGGATGCGTCGTACGTCGAATCGGGCCATCTTTGCTCTTATCAATAGTGGGATGGCCGAGTTCGGGGATCCGCCCGGGAGTTCCTCCAGGAAGAAGGATATTGGGTTGGATTTTCCCCGGTATTTTGTCAATGTCGCTTTCTGCTCGGGGGCAGTCAGTAGGAGTTCGTCGAACTTACGTTTGACGGAGAGGGTCGCGGATTCCCCGTTAGTTCCTCCTCCTGATATCACCAGTGTGGTAGGGAAGTCTTCCCAGGGGCTGAGTGCAGTGATCTTGCCCTCGGGCAATGGTTCGGGGAGGAAGAAATCTTCCGGTCGTGACACGCAGAGGGCCACTTGATAGGGAGAGTTGTCGGGGGGTGTGTTTTCCCGGGGTCTCTTCTTCTCTGGCTCGTCGTGTCTGGGAGCTTCGTTCTTCCTCGTGTACTGCTTCAGGTGCCCTTCCTGGATTAAAATTTCAATCGCATCTTTCAGGTGGACGCAGTCTTCGGTCACGTGCCCGTGACTTCTGTGGAACCGGCAGTACTTTGATTTGTCGGTGTGGGGCTTTGGTGCAGACGGTTTTGGGAACCTGACCCTGCCCTGCTTAAATTCAGAGTTGATACATTCTGCGAGGATACGCTCTCGAGGAGCTGTCAGTAAGGTGTACTCGCTATATCTGCCCGCGGGGCCTCTTCCTTCCCGGAGCTCGCGAGGTCTTTCTTCTCTTCGTTTGTCTCCGTTGCGACGGGAAATGCTCGTGTCCTCGCGTTTTGAGTGCTCGGTCTCCCCAGCGTTACGTCCGCTGCGGGCATTGTGTGCCACCTGCTTTTCCTCGTATCTGATGTAGGCCTGGGCTTTATGCAGGAGCTCGTTTAAGGTGCGGGGAGGTTCGATCCCTACGGCTCTGCTAAGTTCACTGCCGGGTAAGAGACCTCTCTCGAGGAGATACTTCTTCATGTGCTCGGTGGTATCTACCTCGACAGCTTCCTGGTTGAATCGCTCGATGTATGAGCGCAGTgtttcattcttcttctgcaCTATGGCTTCAAGGGTCGCCTCAGTCTTGGGGTGACGACGGGAAGCTGTAAAGTGCCGGGTGAACATGGACCTCATGACTCTCCATGACGTAATGGACTCAGGGGCCAAGCTTTTGTACCAGGCCATGGCCCCTTTCCTGAGGGTCGTTGAGAACAGTCGGCATTTGAGGTGCCCGGTTATGTCATTGCGGTAGTCGAGCATCGCGTTGACGTTGTCGACGTGATCGTCGGGATCTGTAGTCCCGTCGTACACAGCTAGGTTTGGCGGTTTCTCCATGCCTTTGGGGAGCAGGGCCTCCATTATTGCCCGAGATAGGGGGCAATGCAAATCTTCCTCGTCGCTCCTTAAGGGAGACAGTTCGTTGTTGTCGGGGCTGTGCCCGCGCCTTGGTGATGTTCTCGCTCGACCACCGTCACGACGGGCGCGTGCCCTGCTGGCGTAGGGTTCGGGAGAGCGACGTCCTCGCTTCTTCGTTGGCTCCGAACGTTGTTGTATCCTACTCACCGGCTGGGGCCGGGCTTCTTGTCGTTCGGCTTCGAGGGCCATGATTCGTTCGTGCTGCTGGTGGAGCATAGAACCGGCTTGATTGAGGGCATTCACCATGGCAATCATTACGGCGTCTCCTTCAACGGGAACGGGAATGGGATGAAATGTCTCTGCCCCTAAATTGTGGGCGTGAGAGGCATCTCCGTTGTTTTGGGGCTCTGGAGACGGGGTGGATGGATGACCGTCCCGAACGTCCGCTTCATGGGATGGCGGGCCGTCGTCCATATTGTAGTTGACGAGGGGACGGCCGTGATCGCTATGTTGTTCTCCGGCCATGTTGGAAGGACAGAAACAAATGAGCTTTTGATCCTCgtttgatgaagatggggatagctagttcccacagacggcgccactgatctcacctgatcaggagggccttccaaggtcttggtgaatgggccggagaatgaaatgagaggggggtgtacctgcaaggtgctccaacgcttaagtcagaaaaggtacagaatgagattatcagagtgtgagtttgaatacctgcccctttgccatgaaaggggtatttatattgagcccccagcgctgggccaaggctcctaatgggctggattagctaggcccaaggaggagctgccaggggacgcgtaagaagcgttaagacctagaccaaggtctgccccctggtccaactgcccctatccctaaggagacaatataggggagttgggtgacgtggtgagtgggatgccgttatggctctgcccgacacaacttaggtgcccgcggcgtgggttgacgatgagtggatggagatcatatgaggaggacccgctcgttgtccgacacgtatttaaggggccggggagacattctccgggcggacggtcgttcgcctgacgtgtcctcgtggtcgcttggatacggtcgtttggacgtgggcttggcgagcattgggccgtgccgtgctAAGTGTCGTGGCCCAGTCCAGAACAGTATCTAAAAAAATTCAATCGTTGATGGCACAATAAGCCACTcgaaaaataaaaaaaaacataaataatttgagatgaagaaaataaagagagagaagagagattTCAAAAATGCAGAAATTTGAATAATTTACCTCTCAACTGATGAATCCTATTTATGGGTAAGAGATTCAACTGAATGGAGAGAAAATAGCGGAAGAGAGTTACTTAATCAAAACTAAATTAAAACTAAATTTTGATGATCACATattataattattaattattaattaattaatattattaattaatttCTATATAATTAACTTCTATTCATTAATACAAATGACCCTTTCAAACTTACATAAAGACTTTCTCTCCATTTTTTATTATTCACTTTCTCTCCATTTTTCTATTCTATTATTCACACAAAACTATATGATAGGGTTGAAATGATGAGGAATGTATGATATTATAAGATTGCTTGTTGCACTCTCAAACTACAAGAGTCATTCGTTTTTTTCATACTTTAATAATGCAAGATATTTCACACTACCTTATCTTGATCCGTCAAACTGTGAAAAATTGTTTTCTAGAATGGACCACTTGAAAACTACTAGAAAACTAGGACAATGATACTAAATCAATATTAAAAtcaatatatacaatcataataaATCAATATATGGATATATTATTTTTATACTAAATATGACGAATCAACTAACAGAAATCTATTTTACAAAAGACTTAAGTCGGAtcagatttttttttaaaatagaaaagatGTAAACTTTTTTATAAATTGATTTAATTAATAAGATTTAGATTATAGACTTAAAAAAACTTTTAAACCTACTAAATCggtttttttaaataaaaatgaataattattttaaattaaaatattaaaataaaacttaattatctcaaaaattttataaatataaataaaaaaactCTTATGAACAATGTCAAAATTTGTTTCATAAGTTCTCTAAAAAAATAGTATCACATACTAAGTAAATCGGGATAAGTCGATGCAAACAAATATTTAATCATCATTTGAATTACTTTTTATTAAATGTTCAAATAAAATAACTTTTAAATAGGCTAATAAACCAATCAGACTTTAAAAAAGATCAAACTCAGAATTAAAATTAAACTTATGATAATTTACATGTCAAACTTAAGCTTCAAATTCTTTGGTAGGTTAGACTCTGACTTAAAAAGTTTTGCTCGGCCCAGTCTTCCCATCCATATTAGTTGTTCGATAAGAAATAGActttattaaattattatttatttataagttttatagtataaaaaacaatttaaaatatatacattatataaatattatttatattttgtgtttattatataaaaatagaaataatgtaGTAATTTGTATCTTACAAAAAAAAATAACACTATATTTTTAACATAATTACAATTTTTTGactaaacaaaacaaaagaaaaatcgagaaaaaaaataaatattaataaaatttgcGGAGCTTAGAAATCAGTAAAATTAATGTTTCTCTTTTGGTTTTTCATATCCTCAATAGTGATTTTCAATACACAAAACATAGGTAGCTTTTTCGATGATATTCTCGTATATATTAGGATCGAGTTGCAACTTAGGTAACTAAATCTTTGTATTTAAATGTAATTATTAACAACCATCTATTGTAATTTCtttgattaaaaataaatacTCATCAAACATTAATTAATCAAACAACTTAACATAATACACATTATGAATTCAAATATAAGTTGACAACTATAATAATTATTTTCCAACCTAATTTTCTTGCAAGGACTTAGCATCATAAATAAAGAAATTATGTATGATTATAAAGAGCTAATAAAATAATATAATGAAATTAAGGTTAAAAGTTGAAACTGAAAACTATGTTTCtctctcttttttctttttctttttaaatgAGAAGTATAATTATATAAATGCATAATTAATCATCATTTTAACTTATATATTTTACTTTAATCCCTTAATTAAAAAAATgttataaattaattttttactTTATTTCGTTTATTCTATTTGATTCTATCCAAAAACTTAAATTTCAATGACGTGACGGGATAATAAGACAACTTGTACAAATCTGAATGAATATGTAATAGTTAAAAATTGATACACCGTTTAAACGGCGAGAATTTTATTTTCGAAGATTAAAACAAAACTCTCGCAATTTAAATAGTCTATTAATTTTTAATTACATATGCTGACTTAAAATTTACGTACGTCGACTTAAATTTGTATCAATGACCTTCTTGTCACGTTACGTCATCATAACTTAAcattttttttaatcaaaaatGGATAGAAATGATTAAATATGATAACGGAAAAGAAATTAAGAGActaatttataatattttttaattaaaaaataaaataaaatattatattaaatttaagattaaaatatatatttaacCCTAAATAAATAATTCTCTCCTTCCCAGTAAAAACCTCTTTTGAGTGTAGGAACATTTTTCTTCCCAATTAATCAACAATTGATTTAATAGTATGTATTCTATCTATTCAACACTAGAATAGTAGATAATCAAATTGCCTACTATTAAAAGAATTAAGTTCATTTATTAACTCAATTCACAATTGAAATTAAAAAACACAAATgttgaaataaaataaaaatagaaaaaaaattagaaaaatgaatgaaaaaaatggAGACACTGTAAAGACTTTTCCTTTTCTTTGTGTTACCAACCTTGATTATATTGTCAATGTCCAAACAATATCTTCAATGCAAGTTGATTTTATAATAGTAATAAATTAATAATCCATAAAAATATTGGTCAATCGGGGGTAATAAGAAGTTAGTAACTTCTAAAAATGACTAGTAAAGGACCCGTGCGTTCCCACGGGTcgcgcaagtgcaataatttatttttaaaaaaataaaatataatatatttttttgtttatatatatatatatatatatatatatatatatatatatatatatatatatatatatatatatatatatatatatatatggttggatcaacgtacacaaatttattgcataagagttttttttaatgtaatggatgttaaatgatcaataaatggattcaaaaaattttcacaaataactttttccagtttgggacataataaagtaaaacattattaatttataataatataatttgcttaatttttttgtatactatattaaggaaataatcaaaaatataatacaaaaatatttttacaatttattgatatattgatatataataaacattccattgttaatgttatgaataaacattccatttatcattgagattttggacataagaaataaaaatatatttatttagtaatggatgaaattttccaatctgttactaatttgaggtataaaagcgcaaatattaaccttcataataaatgattatttaaccaaaatacataaaccatgtaaaagaaataccagaacctcatttgttttaaaatatagtaatgaatactaccaaatgttgaaattaattgcaattgatacagtaaggtctaatgcaacaaaagatattgaaacaaaagattcacaattttagttaaaattgtgaaaaataagtccagcaacaaaaatgatttaact from Lathyrus oleraceus cultivar Zhongwan6 chromosome 7, CAAS_Psat_ZW6_1.0, whole genome shotgun sequence encodes the following:
- the LOC127102285 gene encoding uncharacterized protein LOC127102285, yielding MAGEQHSDHGRPLVNYNMDDGPPSHEADVRDGHPSTPSPEPQNNGDASHAHNLGAETFHPIPVPVEGDAVMIAMVNALNQAGSMLHQQHERIMALEAERQEARPQPVSRIQQRSEPTKKRGRRSPEPYASRARARRDGGRARTSPRRGHSPDNNELSPLRSDEEDLHCPLSRAIMEALLPKGMEKPPNLAVYDGTTDPDDHVDNVNAMLDYRNDITGHLKCRLFSTTLRKGAMAWYKSLAPESITSWRVMRSMFTRHFTASRRHPKTEATLEAIVQKKNETLRSYIERFNQEAVEVDTTEHMKKYLLERGLLPGSELSRAVGIEPPRTLNELLHKAQAYIRYEEKQVAHNARSGRNAGETEHSKREDTSISRRNGDKRREERPRELREGRGPAGRYSEYTLLTAPRERILAECINSEFKQGRVRFPKPSAPKPHTDKSKYCRFHRSHGHVTEDCVHLKDAIEILIQEGHLKQYTRKNEAPRHDEPEKKRPRENTPPDNSPYQVALCVSRPEDFFLPEPLPEGKITALSPWEDFPTTLVISGGGTNGESATLSVKRKFDELLLTAPEQKATLTKYRGKSNPISFFLEELPGGSPNSAIPLLIRAKMARFDVRRILVDEGSSVDIMYVHLFKTLKLDKTNLAPYVGSDLQGFNGATTRPWGYVELLVTFGEQETAREVKIQFLVVDCPSLYNCIFGRPTLAELTAVPSTVHLKMKYYTKLGRVVTIHGDIEAARRCYDAAVKGQAVVSTKSNCNNKKLKTEDLARGVNAIDLDCRIGLDETEEGRFPKERSLKHPVRPIPDGEFELIPLGDDPERTVKIGKGLPEETREELVACLKENSDLFAWNAAEMPGLDPEIACHKLAVDRAAKPIAQRRRKQSPEKAEAAERAVKDLLEANFISEAQYTTWLSNVVLVKKNNGKWRMCVDYTDLNRACPKDAFPLPNIDSLVDNSAGFKLLSFMDAYSGYNQIPMSPADKKHTAFMTPTGNYYYNVMPFGLKNAGATYQRMMNKVFKDEIGDMLEVYMDDMIVKSHEEITHARHLTKVFEQARRCKMRFNPEKCTFGVRAGKFLGFYLTERGIEANPDKCRAFSEFPTPKTKKSIQSLNGVLASLSRFIAKSAQHALPFFRLLRKEATFDWTDECEQALLHLKKVLSQPPVLSRPSEKETLYLYLSVATEAVSAVLIRETDEGQKPIYFTSKALQGPELRYQQIEKVALALINTARRLRYYFLAHTIKVRTDQPIKQLLGRPDMAGRMLKWSLELSEFDIQYEGRKALKAQALADFVAEMTHCPTPAESAHKWTIFVDGASSTSGSGAGIILENEEGILIEVSLALAFPTSNNQAEYEAFLAGLRLAEDLGAKEVKISTDSQLVASQVRGEYQTKNDNLLGYLSLVKEKLDKFEKWEVQHIPREHNTRADVLSKLASTRKKGGNKSVIQEILSRPSIDKLPPPLEVNAIGDAHCWMTPIYNYLTRDELPADPKEATTVKRRACSLGEAKRAWVEELHSVLWAYRTTPHSTTGETPFRLTYGTEAVIPVEIRTPTRRTEEPLDEEMNDETLRAELDLVEEIRSEAALRETTLKQKIALRHDAKVIKREFQVGTLVLRRNQKNPREGKLAANWEGPYRVRDKTSNGAYYLENLQGEQLARPWNAEKLRQYYS